In the genome of Myroides phaeus, one region contains:
- a CDS encoding flavin reductase family protein, whose protein sequence is MKTITPKDISTVDLQRYLQTAVGPRPIAMASTVDADGRPNLSPFSFFNLFSANPPILVFSASRRVRDNSLKHTLFNVQATMQVVINVVNYEMVQQTSLSSTEYKDGVNEFVKSGLTMIPSEIVKPFRIKESPVQFECAVQEIIPLGNEGGAGNLVICEVLKMHISEEVLDENGNIDQHKIDLVARMGSNWYTRANEGMFEVEKPLTTLGVGVDALPKEVVESGVFSGNDLGILGNIEQIPTDEEVAEFVASNGEVQELVKQGNQSEKFKKAKIYLEENNVPLAWKTILAK, encoded by the coding sequence ATGAAAACAATTACACCAAAAGACATATCAACAGTTGACTTACAGCGCTATTTACAAACTGCTGTAGGGCCAAGACCTATTGCTATGGCAAGTACAGTAGATGCAGATGGACGACCAAACTTATCGCCATTTAGTTTCTTTAACTTGTTTAGTGCAAATCCACCTATTTTAGTTTTTTCGGCTTCAAGAAGGGTGAGAGATAATAGTTTAAAACACACATTGTTTAATGTACAGGCAACGATGCAAGTTGTTATAAATGTTGTAAATTATGAAATGGTACAACAAACTTCTTTGTCGAGTACAGAATATAAAGATGGGGTTAATGAGTTTGTGAAATCAGGCTTAACAATGATTCCGTCTGAGATTGTAAAGCCATTTAGAATTAAAGAGAGTCCGGTTCAATTTGAATGTGCAGTACAGGAGATAATTCCTTTAGGAAATGAAGGAGGAGCTGGAAACCTTGTAATTTGTGAGGTGTTAAAAATGCACATAAGTGAAGAGGTGTTGGATGAAAATGGAAATATTGACCAACATAAGATTGACTTAGTTGCGCGTATGGGAAGCAATTGGTACACGCGTGCAAATGAAGGAATGTTTGAGGTTGAAAAACCATTGACAACTTTAGGAGTTGGGGTAGATGCCTTGCCTAAAGAAGTTGTAGAAAGTGGCGTTTTCTCTGGAAACGATTTAGGTATTTTAGGTAATATAGAACAGATACCTACAGATGAAGAGGTTGCTGAATTTGTAGCTTCAAATGGTGAAGTTCAGGAATTAGTAAAGCAGGGAAATCAAAGCGAGAAATTTAAAAAAGCAAAAATATATTTAGAAGAAAATAATGTACCTTTGGCTTGGAAAACAATTTTAGCTAAATAG
- a CDS encoding TonB-dependent receptor codes for MKKKLTNPLLALTLCVSAQMSSLAQEKQVNDSIHHTSLDEIVLSAVKIDDKTPIAYSNLSKKNLAARNLGQDIPSMMGYMPSVVTTTDAGNGVGYSSFRVRGSDATRVNVTLNGIPYNDGESQGSFWVNMPDFTSSVQSLQLQRGVGTSTNGSAAFGASLNLKTDDYSHDANGEISNSFGSYNTRKSTVKFSTGLMNNKFEIAGRLSDMHSDGYIDRAESKMKSYYLQGVYVGNSSLVKAIVFGGKQKTYQAWNGVEQADIDKYGRRYNPAGNYKDDEGNVQFYNNETDNYIQNHYQLHWSERWSDSWTSNVSLHYTKGDGYYENYKKKQKFKEYGFKPIVVDGKEVNRTDLIRRKGLDNHFYGAVFSTNYHTDDFSLSMGGGANKYEGDHFGQVLWTKEAVAHSYKQEYYRDSAVKTDMNFFTKATWQFTDKFSLFGDMQYRRVTYQTESLEVGDLNENFIFFNPKAGLTYQANENNQVYFSYARANREPNRTDYKERKMDVLPKAERLDDFELGWRFNGNGSTINVNAYYMKYKDQLVVTGDLNDVGAAVRENSKDSYRLGIEIDANVKVLDKLYWSPSVTISSNKNKNFEYFWEGERKNFGTTAIAFSPDFVASNALTYLPINGMSVSLLTKFVGEQFMSNIETENSKLDSYFVNDLSATYEFPIKGWVRSIGVSVLANNIFNVKYISNGYYWTGYDGTSMMDGAGYYPQAEFNILAGLTIKF; via the coding sequence ATGAAAAAAAAACTAACTAATCCTTTATTAGCTCTTACCTTGTGCGTTAGTGCACAAATGTCTTCTTTAGCCCAAGAAAAACAAGTTAATGATTCGATCCACCATACTTCGTTGGATGAAATTGTTTTATCTGCTGTTAAGATTGACGACAAAACACCTATTGCATATAGCAATTTATCAAAGAAAAACTTAGCTGCTCGTAACTTAGGACAAGATATTCCGTCTATGATGGGATATATGCCTTCTGTTGTTACTACTACAGATGCAGGAAATGGTGTGGGATATTCAAGTTTTAGAGTTCGTGGTTCTGATGCTACAAGGGTAAACGTAACTTTAAACGGAATACCGTATAATGATGGTGAATCTCAAGGTTCTTTCTGGGTTAATATGCCTGACTTTACATCTTCTGTTCAAAGTTTACAATTGCAAAGAGGGGTAGGAACATCTACAAATGGTTCTGCGGCTTTTGGAGCGAGTTTAAATCTAAAAACAGATGACTATTCTCACGATGCTAACGGAGAAATTTCAAACTCTTTTGGTAGTTATAACACCAGAAAATCAACTGTAAAATTCAGCACAGGGTTGATGAATAACAAATTTGAAATCGCTGGTCGTTTATCTGATATGCATTCAGATGGATACATAGATCGTGCTGAATCAAAAATGAAATCATACTATTTACAAGGAGTTTATGTAGGTAATTCGTCTTTGGTTAAAGCAATTGTTTTCGGTGGAAAACAAAAAACTTACCAAGCGTGGAATGGTGTTGAACAGGCAGATATTGATAAATATGGTCGTCGTTATAACCCAGCTGGAAATTATAAAGATGATGAAGGTAATGTACAATTTTACAACAATGAAACGGATAACTATATCCAAAATCATTACCAATTACATTGGAGTGAGCGTTGGTCTGATAGTTGGACTTCAAACGTGTCATTACACTATACAAAAGGGGATGGATACTATGAAAACTATAAGAAAAAACAAAAGTTTAAAGAGTATGGCTTCAAACCTATTGTAGTTGATGGTAAAGAAGTGAATAGAACAGATCTTATTCGTAGAAAAGGATTAGATAATCACTTCTATGGTGCAGTGTTTAGTACAAACTATCACACAGATGATTTTAGCCTTTCAATGGGTGGAGGTGCTAATAAGTATGAAGGAGATCACTTTGGTCAAGTATTATGGACTAAAGAAGCTGTAGCGCATAGTTATAAGCAAGAATACTACAGAGATAGTGCTGTTAAAACGGATATGAACTTTTTTACAAAAGCTACTTGGCAGTTTACAGATAAGTTTAGCTTATTTGGGGATATGCAATATAGACGTGTAACTTATCAAACAGAGAGCCTTGAGGTAGGGGATTTGAATGAAAACTTTATTTTCTTTAATCCTAAAGCTGGTTTAACGTATCAAGCAAATGAGAATAACCAAGTTTATTTTTCTTATGCAAGAGCTAATAGGGAGCCAAACCGTACGGATTATAAAGAAAGAAAAATGGATGTGTTGCCTAAAGCAGAACGTTTAGATGACTTTGAGTTAGGGTGGAGATTTAATGGAAATGGATCTACAATTAACGTGAATGCATACTATATGAAATACAAAGATCAGTTAGTTGTAACTGGTGATTTGAACGATGTAGGAGCAGCGGTTAGAGAAAACTCTAAAGATAGTTACCGTTTAGGTATAGAAATTGATGCTAATGTAAAAGTGTTAGATAAGTTATATTGGAGTCCAAGTGTAACAATTAGCTCAAATAAAAACAAAAATTTCGAGTACTTCTGGGAAGGAGAAAGAAAGAATTTTGGAACAACAGCAATTGCTTTTTCTCCTGATTTCGTAGCGTCAAACGCATTGACTTATTTACCTATAAATGGGATGAGTGTTTCATTATTGACTAAGTTTGTTGGAGAACAGTTTATGTCTAACATTGAAACAGAGAATTCTAAGTTAGATTCTTATTTTGTAAATGATTTAAGTGCTACTTATGAGTTTCCAATTAAAGGATGGGTAAGAAGTATAGGAGTGTCTGTATTGGCTAATAATATTTTTAATGTGAAGTATATTTCTAATGGATATTATTGGACAGGGTATGATGGAACGAGTATGATGGATGGAGCAGGATATTATCCACAAGCAGAATTTAATATTTTAGCAGGACTTACAATTAAATTTTAA
- a CDS encoding sensor histidine kinase, with product MTRKKEIFRWTVIAMAFVTLLVILWNTYSFFQTYKEEERIKMNIWAEASNTLNDATQFDTDLSLPLLIITENSTIPIIQTTDKDSILSMINIDDKIINSSEKTIRFLKKLKSQNPPIEIKVGKSTQYLYYGNSSLLTKLKYYPISLVLIFLFFTILLFNFYRSNKIATQNRLWTGMAKETAHQIGTPLSSLLGWLEIMRLDNVDPQIIEEIEKDVKKLEIIADRFSKIGSKPQLTNIDIVAETEKIFSYLRLRNSKQINFTFESPQHEILIPLNKELHSWTIENLIKNAIDAMKGKGGLDVLIQENTKQVNIFISDTGGGIPKKMFNKIFEPGYTTKKRGWGLGLSLTKRIVEDFQNGKIKVLHSEIGKGTTFCITYKK from the coding sequence TTGACTAGAAAAAAAGAAATATTTCGCTGGACTGTCATTGCAATGGCATTCGTTACCCTATTGGTTATTTTGTGGAATACCTATTCCTTCTTTCAAACTTACAAAGAAGAAGAACGAATAAAAATGAACATCTGGGCAGAAGCATCTAATACTTTAAATGATGCAACCCAATTTGATACTGACTTATCATTACCCCTATTAATCATTACAGAAAACAGTACAATTCCTATCATACAAACAACAGATAAGGATAGTATTTTATCAATGATCAATATTGATGATAAAATTATCAACAGTTCTGAAAAAACAATACGCTTCCTCAAAAAGCTAAAATCACAAAACCCTCCTATTGAAATTAAAGTAGGGAAAAGCACACAATACCTATACTACGGAAACTCGTCTTTACTTACCAAGTTAAAGTACTATCCTATCTCTTTGGTATTAATCTTTTTGTTTTTCACTATCTTATTATTCAACTTCTATCGAAGCAATAAGATAGCCACACAAAATAGGCTATGGACAGGAATGGCAAAAGAAACAGCCCACCAAATAGGTACGCCTCTTTCGTCATTATTAGGCTGGTTAGAAATTATGAGGTTAGACAATGTAGATCCTCAAATAATTGAAGAAATCGAAAAAGACGTCAAGAAATTAGAAATAATTGCCGACCGTTTTTCTAAGATTGGTTCCAAACCACAATTAACCAACATTGATATTGTAGCAGAAACAGAGAAAATATTTTCTTATTTGCGATTAAGAAACTCTAAACAAATCAACTTTACATTTGAAAGTCCGCAACACGAAATTCTTATCCCTTTAAATAAAGAATTACACAGCTGGACTATAGAAAACTTAATTAAGAATGCGATTGATGCAATGAAAGGAAAAGGAGGCTTAGATGTCTTAATTCAAGAAAATACAAAACAAGTAAACATCTTTATCAGCGACACAGGAGGAGGTATTCCTAAAAAAATGTTCAACAAAATATTTGAACCTGGTTATACCACTAAAAAAAGAGGTTGGGGATTAGGATTATCACTAACGAAGAGAATCGTTGAAGATTTCCAAAATGGAAAAATAAAAGTATTACACTCAGAAATAGGTAAAGGAACTACCTTCTGTATTACTTATAAAAAATAA
- a CDS encoding Bax inhibitor-1 family protein — MENNFNYVAVAHESEAVKAQFYKKTYANLAIGVLAFIVFETVLLNTPIVVEGMFQLMGMGRFSWLIVLGAFMGVTWYAQKLANETVNKPKQYAGFALYVLAEAFIFVPILYVAMQMTNDGSLIVQAGILTLALFGGLTGVVFGSNANFSFLRSILTIGFFLALGTMIAGMIFGFNLGLWFSLAMVALASGSILYSTWQIKNEYAADQYVPAALSLFASLMLLFWYILRILMSRNN, encoded by the coding sequence ATGGAAAATAACTTTAATTACGTGGCAGTTGCTCACGAGTCAGAAGCTGTAAAAGCACAGTTTTATAAGAAGACGTATGCAAACCTTGCAATAGGTGTTTTAGCATTTATCGTTTTCGAAACAGTATTATTAAATACGCCTATTGTTGTAGAAGGAATGTTTCAATTAATGGGTATGGGTAGATTCTCTTGGCTTATTGTTTTAGGAGCTTTTATGGGGGTTACTTGGTATGCTCAAAAATTAGCTAATGAAACAGTGAACAAACCGAAACAATATGCTGGTTTTGCACTTTATGTATTGGCTGAAGCATTTATTTTTGTTCCGATTCTTTACGTTGCAATGCAAATGACTAATGATGGTTCTTTAATCGTTCAGGCAGGTATTCTAACTTTAGCGTTATTTGGTGGATTAACAGGAGTAGTGTTTGGTTCTAATGCTAATTTCTCATTTTTGCGATCTATTTTAACGATTGGTTTCTTCCTTGCATTAGGTACTATGATTGCAGGAATGATATTTGGATTTAACTTAGGTTTATGGTTCTCTTTAGCGATGGTAGCTTTAGCATCAGGATCTATTTTATATTCAACTTGGCAAATTAAAAACGAGTATGCTGCTGATCAATATGTTCCAGCTGCGTTGTCTTTATTTGCTTCTTTAATGCTTTTATTCTGGTATATCTTAAGAATATTAATGAGTAGAAATAACTAA
- the greA gene encoding transcription elongation factor GreA, which produces MSKISYYTAEGLKKLKDELEQLKSVERPKASQAIADARDKGDLSENAEYDAAKEAQGLLELKIAKLEEVASNARLIDESQLDNSKVLVLSKVKIKNQTNGMQLTYTLVAESEADLKAGKISVTSPIGKGLLGKSVGDVAEIKVPNGIMNFEVLEISRD; this is translated from the coding sequence ATGAGTAAGATTTCGTATTATACTGCAGAAGGTCTTAAGAAATTAAAAGACGAGTTAGAGCAGTTAAAAAGCGTTGAGCGTCCTAAGGCATCACAAGCTATTGCTGATGCAAGGGACAAGGGGGATTTATCGGAGAATGCTGAGTATGATGCAGCTAAAGAAGCACAAGGTTTATTAGAACTTAAAATCGCTAAATTAGAAGAAGTAGCATCTAATGCAAGACTTATAGATGAATCTCAATTAGACAACTCTAAAGTGTTAGTATTGTCTAAAGTTAAGATCAAAAACCAAACAAACGGAATGCAATTAACTTACACGTTAGTAGCAGAAAGTGAAGCTGATTTAAAAGCAGGAAAAATTTCTGTAACTTCACCTATCGGAAAAGGTTTGTTAGGTAAATCTGTTGGGGATGTTGCTGAAATTAAAGTACCTAATGGAATTATGAATTTTGAAGTTTTAGAAATCTCAAGAGACTAA
- a CDS encoding DUF3127 domain-containing protein, translating into MEVTGRIRLIGQTQDISSSFRKREVVVTTSEQYPQHIMIEFTQDRVGLLDAYQVGQEVRVSINLRGREWQSPQGETRYFNTIQGWRIEPFAQGQEAPQFQQQQSYGGQQGGFNQNQQQGSQFGQTNQFAQPNQQGGFNQTQQQGGFNQNQQQGGGMPQQNFQQGGQQQYNQFAQNNNSGNQFPPASSYNEEEHDDLPF; encoded by the coding sequence ATGGAAGTAACAGGAAGAATCAGATTAATAGGACAAACACAAGATATCAGCTCATCTTTTAGAAAAAGAGAGGTTGTTGTAACAACAAGTGAACAATATCCTCAACATATTATGATTGAGTTTACTCAAGATAGAGTAGGTTTATTAGATGCATATCAAGTAGGACAAGAAGTAAGAGTATCTATTAATTTGAGAGGAAGAGAGTGGCAAAGTCCACAAGGTGAAACAAGATACTTCAATACAATTCAAGGATGGAGAATTGAGCCTTTTGCTCAAGGACAAGAAGCTCCTCAATTCCAACAACAACAGTCTTACGGAGGACAACAAGGTGGTTTTAACCAAAACCAACAACAAGGTTCTCAGTTTGGACAAACAAATCAGTTTGCTCAACCAAACCAACAAGGTGGATTCAACCAAACGCAACAACAAGGTGGTTTTAATCAAAACCAACAACAGGGTGGTGGAATGCCTCAACAGAACTTTCAGCAAGGTGGTCAACAACAGTACAACCAATTTGCTCAAAATAATAATTCTGGTAATCAATTCCCTCCAGCTTCAAGTTATAATGAAGAGGAACACGATGATTTACCATTTTAA
- the pnuC gene encoding nicotinamide riboside transporter PnuC, which translates to MFEFFFGAYKDATTLQIVLEIIVFFFGIFSVWYAGKENILVFPTGLIATVITVYLLYKAGYLGDMVLNGYYSIMSIYGWYNWSRGKGGEDSLKISRTNNKEKLYGFLIFVVTLFVIFGVYKVAGNEIMPENYIDIFTSGVFFTGMYYMALKKIENWTLWIFADIISIPLYAYRGLGILAVQFAIFTILAIMAYISWYKILKAENE; encoded by the coding sequence ATGTTCGAATTTTTCTTTGGCGCTTATAAAGATGCCACTACATTGCAAATCGTATTAGAGATTATCGTTTTTTTCTTCGGAATTTTTAGTGTTTGGTATGCAGGAAAAGAAAATATACTTGTCTTTCCTACAGGATTAATAGCAACAGTTATTACCGTTTATTTATTATATAAAGCGGGGTATTTAGGAGATATGGTACTCAATGGGTACTATTCAATTATGAGTATCTATGGTTGGTATAATTGGTCGCGTGGCAAAGGGGGAGAGGATTCGCTTAAAATTAGTAGAACAAATAACAAAGAAAAGTTATACGGTTTTCTCATTTTTGTGGTTACTCTTTTCGTAATCTTCGGCGTTTATAAAGTAGCTGGAAATGAGATTATGCCAGAGAACTATATCGATATTTTTACATCAGGAGTTTTCTTTACTGGGATGTACTATATGGCACTAAAGAAAATAGAGAACTGGACTTTGTGGATTTTTGCTGATATTATATCTATTCCTTTGTATGCTTATAGAGGGTTAGGAATATTGGCAGTGCAATTCGCTATCTTTACCATATTGGCGATTATGGCTTATATATCGTGGTATAAAATTTTAAAAGCAGAAAATGAATAA
- a CDS encoding HIT family protein encodes MSSIFTKIISGEIPAYKVAEDDNFLAFLDINPNAKGHTLCIPKKEINKIFDMEEDHYIELMKFSRKVAIALEKAVPCKRVGVAVVGLEVPHVHVHLIPLQEMDDMRFTKKEKLAPEEFESIAKTINSHL; translated from the coding sequence ATGAGTTCTATTTTTACAAAGATCATCAGTGGAGAGATACCTGCTTATAAAGTTGCAGAAGATGATAATTTTTTAGCATTTTTAGATATTAATCCTAATGCTAAAGGACATACATTGTGTATCCCTAAGAAAGAAATTAATAAGATTTTTGATATGGAAGAAGATCATTATATCGAATTAATGAAGTTCTCTCGTAAAGTTGCTATTGCCTTAGAAAAAGCAGTGCCTTGTAAACGAGTAGGTGTAGCAGTTGTAGGTCTTGAAGTACCTCACGTACACGTTCATTTAATCCCGTTACAGGAAATGGATGATATGCGCTTTACGAAAAAAGAAAAATTAGCTCCTGAGGAGTTTGAAAGTATAGCGAAAACTATTAATAGTCATTTATAG
- the arfB gene encoding alternative ribosome rescue aminoacyl-tRNA hydrolase ArfB, with the protein MNKEIIERELDFKAVRSGGAGGQHVNKVSSKVVLSWNCSASEGLSEDEKTLFLERFSNRISKDGLLVMDADSTRSQIKNKEIVIERFFQLLALGLKIEKPRRETKVPRRAILKRKDNKQQMSLKKALRKRPNF; encoded by the coding sequence ATGAATAAGGAAATAATAGAAAGAGAATTAGATTTTAAAGCAGTGCGCAGTGGAGGTGCTGGTGGACAACACGTCAACAAAGTGTCTTCAAAGGTTGTGCTTTCTTGGAATTGCAGTGCTTCAGAAGGTCTTTCAGAAGATGAGAAAACGTTGTTTTTAGAACGTTTTAGCAATAGAATATCGAAAGATGGCTTGTTGGTTATGGATGCCGATAGTACGCGTAGTCAGATTAAAAATAAAGAGATTGTTATAGAACGTTTTTTCCAGCTTTTGGCATTGGGCTTAAAGATTGAGAAACCGAGACGTGAAACAAAAGTTCCAAGACGTGCTATCTTAAAGAGAAAAGACAATAAACAACAAATGTCGTTGAAAAAAGCACTTAGAAAGAGACCGAATTTTTAG
- a CDS encoding Rieske (2Fe-2S) protein, which translates to MKKAFLFIFSVLILVACSKSNSKYANPYLPSQPVNFSVYLNNPDALEVLNPGGVYINYNEGIMGVAIFNGGGQFFAYDLACPNHAIERPCSRLMRKDNKGVYVNCKCIHQHNGQEAQFSLITGQSLTPGINYQLKPYPVTKRGDYLIVNY; encoded by the coding sequence ATGAAAAAAGCTTTTCTATTTATTTTCTCTGTCCTAATATTGGTTGCTTGTAGTAAAAGCAATAGCAAATACGCTAACCCATATTTACCAAGTCAACCGGTGAATTTTTCAGTATATCTAAACAATCCTGATGCCTTAGAAGTACTAAACCCAGGAGGTGTTTATATAAATTATAATGAAGGAATTATGGGAGTAGCTATTTTTAATGGTGGTGGGCAGTTTTTCGCCTATGATTTAGCCTGTCCTAATCACGCAATTGAGAGACCGTGTTCTCGATTAATGCGCAAAGACAACAAAGGAGTTTATGTAAATTGTAAATGTATTCATCAACACAATGGACAAGAAGCACAATTTAGCTTGATAACTGGACAATCACTAACCCCTGGCATTAATTATCAGCTTAAACCCTATCCTGTTACTAAAAGGGGAGACTATTTAATTGTAAATTATTAG